One part of the Lotus japonicus ecotype B-129 chromosome 2, LjGifu_v1.2 genome encodes these proteins:
- the LOC130739814 gene encoding protein HOTHEAD-like codes for MELPQIKHVHKPLSALFFFLLANLCSSFPPEPQGNRQWHMTSDVNEVAGKSYDYIVVGGGTCGCPLAATLSEKFSVLLIERGGSPYGNPLVIDKRHYGLPLLLTDKHKSVAQSFTSQDGVGNVRGRVLGGSSAINGGLYSRASEEFVNKAGWDKKLVKEAYEWVESKVVFPPFFLTPWQSVAEFSLLETGILPYNGFSLEHVKGTKISGSIFDEFGKRHTAADILEAGNPKNLTVLLNATVKSIIFHHNGDKNETKAKGIRFIQSNGSLHETHEVYIRESKNSSSGGDVILSAGAMGSPQLLLLSGIGPKEQLKRFNIPLVLDMKGVGQGMQDNPCIAILVDSKPQNRVPDPPQIAGITDDFKIIVEASILPLSINESRVNIAAKVAMPFSKGALELNNTDPRLNPAVKFNYLANENDMEECVKMTKLLYRIARSKSIAFFLGESRENKLTSSEVDLRKFCKKNVRTIYHYHGGCRVGSVVDKHYKVYGVKGLRVLDGSTFSESPGTNPMATLLMLGRYQGIKILREKEQNTR; via the exons ATGGAACTTCCACAAATTAAACATGTCCACAAACCTCTCTCagcacttttctttttcttacttGCAAATTTGTGTTCCTCTTTCCCTCCAGAACCTCAAG GCAATAGACAATGGCACATGACTTCAGATGTTAATGAAGTAGCAGGAAAATCCTATGACTACATTGTAGTTGGTGGAGGCACATGTGGTTGTCCATTAGCTGCTACCTTATCAGAGAAATTCTCTGTGCTACTGATAGAAAGAGGTGGCTCACCATATGGAAATCCATTGGTGATAGATAAGAGACATTATGGTTTACCTTTACTTCTGACAGATAAACACAAGTCAGTGGCACAAAGCTTCACCTCACAGGATGGGGTTGGGAATGTCAGAGGAAGAGTTCTTGGTGGATCATCAGCTATAAATGGAGGCCTTTATAGTAGAGCAAGTGAGGAATTTGTGAACAAAGCTGGTTGGGACAAGAAACTAGTTAAAGAAGCTTATGAATGGGTGGAATCAAAGGTTGTTTTTCCCCCATTTTTCCTCACCCCATGGCAGTCTGTTGCTGAATTCAGCCTTCTTGAAACAGGAATTTTACCATACAATGGATTCAGCTTGGAACATGTCAAGGGAACAAAGATTTCTGGGAGTATTTTTGATGAATTTGGAAAGAGACACACTGCAGCTGATATACTAGAGGCTGGGAACCCAAAGAACCTCACAGTCCTCCTAAATGCCACAGTAAAGAGTATCATCTTTCACCACAATG GTGACAAGAATGAAACCAAGGCTAAGGGTATCAGATTCATCCAGAGTAATGGCAGCTTACATGAAACTCATGAAGTATATATCAGAGAATCCAAGAATTCAAGTTCAGGGGGTGATGTCATATTATCAGCAGGTGCAATGGGTAGCCCTCAACTGCTGCTGCTAAGTGGCATAGGACCAAAAGAACAACTGAAAAGATTCAACATTCCACTAGTACTTGACATGAAAGGGGTTGGGCAAGGTATGCAAGACAACCCTTGCATAGCCATCTTAGTGGATTCCAAGCCACAGAATAGGGTGCCTGATCCACCTCAAATTGCTGGCATAACAGATGATTTCAAAATCATAGTTGAAGCATCAATACTTCCCTTAAGTATCAATGAATCAAGGGTTAACATTGCTGCAAAGGTAGCAATGCCTTTTTCAAAAGGGGCACTAGAACTGAATAACACAGACCCTAGGCTGAACCCTGCAGTGAAGTTCAACTATCTAGCAAATGAAAATGATATGGAAGAATGTGTCAAGATGACCAAACTACTTTACCGAATTGCAAGGTCCAAGTCCATTGCATTTTTCCTTGGCGAGTCAAGGGAAAACAAATTGACATCCAGTGAGGTTGATCTGAGAAAATTTTGCAAGAAAAATGTAAGAACTATCTATCATTATCATGGAGGGTGCAGGGTCGGTTCAGTTGTTGATAAGCATTATAAGGTTTATGGTGTAAAGGGATTGAGGGTATTGGATGGCTCAACATTCTCAGAGTCACCAGGCACAAACCCTATGGCCACTCTTCTTATGCTAGGAAGGTACCAAGGAATCAAGATTCTCAGAGAAAAGGAGCAAAACACAAGATGA
- the LOC130735711 gene encoding uncharacterized protein LOC130735711, with amino-acid sequence MAQLNAPALHFKSSSVFGINPKSFIYFQGQSRCLIKKPLVVEARANTRTESPKIRNRRMQKKFNGTARHPRLSVFCSDKQLYAMLVDDKNKKCLFYGSTLHKSFRENPPCSTVEAAQRVGEALVKACTDLKINEISSYDRNGFGRGQRLDAFEIAISSYGFLQR; translated from the exons ATGGCTCAATTGAATGCTCCAGCATTACACTTCAAGAGTTCTTCTGTCTTTGGAATCAACCCAAAATCGTTTATTTACTTTCAGGGACAAAGTAGAT GTTTGATTAAGAAACCATTAGTGGTTGAAGCTAGAGCAAACACTAGAACGGAAAGTCCAAAAATTCGGAACAGAAGGATGCAGAAAAAG tttAATGGAACTGCCAGACATCCCAGACTTTCAGTATTTTGCTCTGATAAGCAATTGTATGCAATGCTTGTAGATGACAAAAATAAGAAGTGTTTGTTCTATGGAAGCACGCTCCACAAGTCGTTCAGAGAAAATCCTCCCTGTAGCACTGTT GAAGCTGCTCAACGTGTTGGGGAAGCACTTGTCAAAGCCTGTACTGATctcaaaataaatgaaatatcaTCCTATGATCGCAATGGCTTCGGTCGTGGACAAAGACTAGACGCCTTTGAGATTGCCATTTCCAGTTATGGTTTCTTGCAAAGATAG
- the LOC130739813 gene encoding myb family transcription factor PHL8-like isoform X2: MGLQNQSVHFVLSTDAKPRLKWTPELHQRFIEATNQLGEATPKNLMRVMGIPGLTLYHLKSHLQKYRLGKSQVLETCSDSKQEDDYDTETKSSDDHCSREISFGAQNQNTENLQIAEALQMQMEVQRKLYEQIEVQKHLQLRIEAQGKYLQSVLKKAQEALSGYNNTSPVGIELTKSELSQLVTMINHACPNSPTSELTETRGLSLNCGQRKRDRGTMCSLESSLTSSESSGRREEKQPMEEEIGDFKNSNTIPLELTLLTVHHEDKASNGDSSSEANGRKRSAATKFDGSSAEQPPGKRCSRKPKLSEMLDLNSQCESDMDSTSSKTALDLNCSPNFSEP, from the exons ATGGGTCTGCAAAATCAAAGTGTGCATTTTGTTCTGTCCACTGATGCCAAACCAAGGCTAAAATGGACTCCTGAGCTTCACCAACGATTCATCGAGGCGACTAATCAGCTCGGAG AGGCAACTCCAAAGAATCTTATGAGGGTGATGGGGATTCCAGGACTTACTTTGTACCACCTCAAGAGCCATTTACAG AAGTATAGGCTAGGGAAAAGCCAAGTACTAGAAACCTGCTCTGACAGCAAACAAGAAG ATGATTATGACACAGAAACCAAGAGCAGTGATGATCATTGCAGCAGGGAAATCAGTTTTGGGGCCCAGAATCAAAATACTGA GAACTTGCAGATAGCTGAGGCTCTCCAAATGCAAATGGAAGTACAGAGAAAGCTTTATGAACAAATTGAG GTACAGAAACATTTGCAGCTTCGAATCGAAGCTCAAGGGAAATATTTACAATCAGTGCTAAAGAAGGCACAGGAAGCACTTTCAGGCTACAACAATACTTCCCCAGTTGGTATAGAACTCACAAAATCTGAACTTTCTCAACTAGTTACCATGATCAACCATGCTTGCCCAAATTCTCCCACCTCAGAACTCACAGAAACAAGAGGGTTGAGCTTAAACTGTGGGCAGAGGAAAAGAGACAGAGGAACCATGTGTTCATTGGAAAGTTCTTTGACATCTTCTGAAAGCTCTGGAAGGAGAGAAGAGAAACAaccaatggaagaagaaatagGGGACTTCAAAAATTCCAATACTATTCCACTTGAATTGACACTATTAACCGTTCACCATGAAGATAAAGCATCCAATGGAGATTCAAGTAGTGAAGCTAATGGGAGAAAAAGAAGTGCAGCTACTAAATTTGATGGTAGCAGTGCTGAGCAACCACCTGGGAAAAGATGTAGCAGGAAACCCAAGTTGTCAGAAATGCTTGACTTGAACAGCCAATGTGAGAGTGACATGGACTCAACAAGTTCAAAAACAGCATTAGACTTAAATTGCAGCCCAAACTTTTCGGAACCATGA
- the LOC130739813 gene encoding myb family transcription factor PHL8-like isoform X1, with protein MGLQNQSVHFVLSTDAKPRLKWTPELHQRFIEATNQLGGAEKATPKNLMRVMGIPGLTLYHLKSHLQKYRLGKSQVLETCSDSKQEDDYDTETKSSDDHCSREISFGAQNQNTENLQIAEALQMQMEVQRKLYEQIEVQKHLQLRIEAQGKYLQSVLKKAQEALSGYNNTSPVGIELTKSELSQLVTMINHACPNSPTSELTETRGLSLNCGQRKRDRGTMCSLESSLTSSESSGRREEKQPMEEEIGDFKNSNTIPLELTLLTVHHEDKASNGDSSSEANGRKRSAATKFDGSSAEQPPGKRCSRKPKLSEMLDLNSQCESDMDSTSSKTALDLNCSPNFSEP; from the exons ATGGGTCTGCAAAATCAAAGTGTGCATTTTGTTCTGTCCACTGATGCCAAACCAAGGCTAAAATGGACTCCTGAGCTTCACCAACGATTCATCGAGGCGACTAATCAGCTCGGAGGTGCAGAAA AGGCAACTCCAAAGAATCTTATGAGGGTGATGGGGATTCCAGGACTTACTTTGTACCACCTCAAGAGCCATTTACAG AAGTATAGGCTAGGGAAAAGCCAAGTACTAGAAACCTGCTCTGACAGCAAACAAGAAG ATGATTATGACACAGAAACCAAGAGCAGTGATGATCATTGCAGCAGGGAAATCAGTTTTGGGGCCCAGAATCAAAATACTGA GAACTTGCAGATAGCTGAGGCTCTCCAAATGCAAATGGAAGTACAGAGAAAGCTTTATGAACAAATTGAG GTACAGAAACATTTGCAGCTTCGAATCGAAGCTCAAGGGAAATATTTACAATCAGTGCTAAAGAAGGCACAGGAAGCACTTTCAGGCTACAACAATACTTCCCCAGTTGGTATAGAACTCACAAAATCTGAACTTTCTCAACTAGTTACCATGATCAACCATGCTTGCCCAAATTCTCCCACCTCAGAACTCACAGAAACAAGAGGGTTGAGCTTAAACTGTGGGCAGAGGAAAAGAGACAGAGGAACCATGTGTTCATTGGAAAGTTCTTTGACATCTTCTGAAAGCTCTGGAAGGAGAGAAGAGAAACAaccaatggaagaagaaatagGGGACTTCAAAAATTCCAATACTATTCCACTTGAATTGACACTATTAACCGTTCACCATGAAGATAAAGCATCCAATGGAGATTCAAGTAGTGAAGCTAATGGGAGAAAAAGAAGTGCAGCTACTAAATTTGATGGTAGCAGTGCTGAGCAACCACCTGGGAAAAGATGTAGCAGGAAACCCAAGTTGTCAGAAATGCTTGACTTGAACAGCCAATGTGAGAGTGACATGGACTCAACAAGTTCAAAAACAGCATTAGACTTAAATTGCAGCCCAAACTTTTCGGAACCATGA
- the LOC130739812 gene encoding cyclic dof factor 1-like, whose product MSEVMKDSAIKLFGRTISLPHNRKVSANDSSSDHSPPSSSSSPGELSSATKHEAERIEEPSKKELITSTQDKNLSHQSTEDSKSPTSSTIFENPKTPSSERETSLLKSSKNGEQSETSESQDNKGLKKPDKILPCPRCNSMDTKFCYYNNYNVNQPRHFCKNCQRYWTAGGTMRNVPVGAGRRKNKNISSSCSSAAASHYRQMMMMVPETLQANEEAVLTFGSDSSPLCNSMASGLSLADKTQPKALFHAPKQSIFVREDSNGDDRTSSEKRGNFGSYEQSIDKNCQVFPPQFPFQGSSSIPWPYPWNPAMPSPAFCQLNYPVPFYHAPAFWAHPHPISPQSSANSPALGKHSREGEILFPSNSEKEKSSSRSNGVLIPKTLRIDDPNEASKSSIWSTLGIKHDEKGNSLNGGGSLFKGFDKKSHVAEASPLLHANPAALSRSRIFHERT is encoded by the exons ATGTCTGAGGTTATGAAAGACTCTGCCATAAAGCTGTTTGGGAGAACGATTTCTCTGCCACATAACAGAAAGGTTTCTGCCAATGATTCTTCTTCTGATCATagtccaccttcatcttcatcttctcctggTGAATTGAGCTCTGCAACGAAACATGAAGCAGAAAGAATTGAG GAACCTTCAAAGAAAGAACTCATCACATCAACACAAGATAAAAATCTCTCACATCAATCCACAGAGGATTCAAAATCCCCCACATCTTCAACCATTTTTGAGAACCCCAAGACTCCCTCATCTGAAAGAGAAACCTCTCTTCTGAAATCCTCCAAAAATGGAGAACAGAGTGAGACAAGTGAATCACAAGACAACAAAGGTCTAAAGAAACCAGACAAAATTCTCCCATGTCCGCGATGCAACAGCATGGATACAAAATTCTGCTACTACAACAACTACAACGTCAACCAGCCCCGCCACTTCTGCAAGAACTGCCAAAGGTACTGGACCGCCGGAGGCACCATGAGGAACGTGCCCGTAGGCGCAGGCCGCCGCAAGAACAAGAACATTtcctcttcttgttcttctGCGGCCGCCTCGCATTATCGCcaaatgatgatgatggttcCTGAGACCCTTCAAGCCAATGAAGAAGCTGTGTTGACCTTTGGATCAGATTCTTCTCCTCTCTGCAATTCCATGGCTTCTGGACTGAGCCTTGCAGATAAAACACAACCCAAAGCTCTGTTTCATGCACCAAAACAGAGCATTTTTGTCAGAGAAGATAGTAATGGAGATGATAGAACTTCATCTGAAAAGAGAGGCAATTTTGGCTCATATGAACAATCAATTGATAAGAATTGTCAAGTTTTTCCTCCTCAATTTCCCTTCCAAGGTTCTTCTTCTATCCCTTGGCCTTATCCATGGAACCCTGCAATGCCTTCCCCTGCTTTTTGCCAACTAAACTACCCTGTGCCATTTTATCATGCACCAGCATTCTGGGCACACCCACACCCTATCTCTCCTCAATCTTCTGCTAACTCACCTGCTTTGGGGAAACACTCAAGGGAAGGGGAAATTCTCTTTCCATCAAACTCAGAGAAGGAAAAGTCTAGTTCTAGAAGTAATGGTGTGTTGATTCCAAAGACACTGAGAATTGATGACCCTAATGAAGCTTCAAAGAGTTCTATATGGTCAACATTGGGGATCAAGCATGATGAGAAGGGAAACTCTCTCAATGGAGGAGGAAGCCTTTTCAAGGGATTTGACAAGAAGAGTCATGTTGCTGAAGCATCCCCTTTGTTGCATGCAAACCCTGCAGCTTTGTCAAGATCTCGTATCTTCCATGAGAGGACTTGA
- the LOC130739815 gene encoding E3 ubiquitin-protein ligase MPSR1-like — protein sequence MHYIYNNNVPSRFFHNVPSSSLSVGAHLLYSLSYIHSDSTFIFHSSATKPPPLSSLSMASSDSDAAEISSLFERLFRTRDVSMFLPFLFGLSESRNSDDPDQETESEEGFQRQRIILVNPFTQGMVVIDGASSLEALFRELGSAANKGGRPPASKESIDAMPSVEVGEGDDDDGECVVCLEGFEVGKVVKEMPCKHRFHPDCIEKWLGIHGSCPVCRYEMPVEEKDVGKKGDEEGEEGGEERRRVGGEVWVSFSFNGSSRNQEPNQAPSHDDSSDSSSSPRGDTEVEES from the coding sequence ATGCATTACATTTACAACAACAATGTTCCTTCCAGATTCTTCCACAACGTTCCATCATCATCACTTTCAGTGGGCGCACACCTTCTCTATTCTCTCTCATATATTCACTCCgattccaccttcatcttccaTTCCTCTGCAACAAAACCACCACCACTTTCCTCTCTTTCAATGGCTTCTTCTGACTCCGACGCAGCTGAGATTTCCTCTCTCTTCGAACGCCTTTTCAGAACCAGAGACGTCTCCATGTTCTTGCCCTTCCTCTTCGGCTTATCAGAATCAAGAAACAGCGACGACCCAGATCAGGAAACTGAGAGTGAAGAAGGTTTCCAGCGTCAAAGAATCATCTTGGTGAACCCCTTTACACAGGGCATGGTGGTGATTGACGGTGCTTCGAGTTTGGAAGCTCTGTTTCGTGAGCTTGGGAGTGCTGCTAACAAGGGTGGTAGGCCACCGGCTTCCAAGGAATCTATAGATGCTATGCCGAGTGTTGAGGTTGGAGAaggagatgatgatgatggggaGTGTGTGGTTTGTTTGGAGGGGTTTGAGGTTGGTAAGGTGGTGAAAGAGATGCCTTGTAAGCATAGGTTTCATCCTGATTGTATTGAGAAGTGGTTGGGGATTCATGGGTCTTGCCCTGTTTGTAGGTATGAGATGCCTGTTGAGGAGAAAGATGTGGGCAAGAAGGGAGATGAAGAGGGAGAAGAAGGGGGAGAAGAGAGGAGGAGGGTTGGTGGTGAAGTTTGGGTTAGCTTTTCTTTCAATGGAAGTAGCAGAAACCAGGAACCAAATCAAGCTCCTTCTCATGATGATTCAAGTGATTCTTCATCTAGTCCTAGAGGTGATACTGAGGTAGAAGAGAGTTGA